One segment of Anastrepha obliqua isolate idAnaObli1 chromosome 3, idAnaObli1_1.0, whole genome shotgun sequence DNA contains the following:
- the LOC129241907 gene encoding uncharacterized protein LOC129241907, which translates to MDLNGKNVIYAGGFGGIGQACVKELLEKGVKNLAILDLTENKELLEALQKSYPTTIIHFIQFDVSKKERITAAFKEAVAKMQHFDVLVNGCGIMMDEHVDLTVETNLLGVIHSTLTALPYMDKSAGGRGGIIVNVSSVAGLEATGLFAIYSATKHGVTAFTRCMADKIYFDRFGVSFITICPGITDTNIFRNAHKNVTFEFAQEPAKIFYKAKLQTAEICAKNMIKVMETGKNGGAYILDIGNIEEVTFPELWKPSFESSCSIADSPLPKHQWSASSSRSLRAPSQGGVRYFLIRLSQKKFKRNIIMELSGKNVIYEGGFGGIGHCCLKEFLAKGVQNLAIFDLKENSELLESLKKSYPNANIFFVQFDITKKDSIAVAFKVAVEKMGHFDLLVHGCGMMDDNHVELMIDINFKGLVLSTFAALPYMDKSTGGRGGVIINISSVAGLEPLAGLSVYSAAKHGVTSFTRCMAHPRYLEHHGVSFITICPGVTETELVVNPGQKATFAFAAILAGCLDDASRQSPKICAQNLVKLAETGKNGGVYMLDLGEIKEVTFPVMWTPVFKS; encoded by the exons AACGGAAAATAAAGAACTTTTGGAAGCTTTGCAAAAATCATACCCCACAACTATAATTCATTTCATACAATTCGATGTTTCGAAAAAAGAGCGCATAACAGCGGCTTTCAAAGAAGCTGTGGCTAAAATGCAACACTTTGATGTTCTAGTCAACGGTTGCGGCATAATGATGGATGAACATGTTGACCTCACAGTCGAAACTAATTTG TTGGGTGTTATCCATAGCACACTTACTGCCTTGCCATATATGGATAAATCTGCTGGTGGACGTGGTGGTATCATCGTGAATGTCTCATCTGTCGCCGGCTTGGAAGCAACCGGTTTGTTTGCTATTTATTCGGCTACAAAACATGGTGTTACTGCCTTCACGCGCTGCATGGCG gataaaatatattttgatcgTTTTGGCGTTAGTTTTATTACCATATGTCCTGGCATTACTGAtactaatatttttagaaatgctCACAAAAACGTGACCTTTGAGTTCGCCCAAGAGCCTGCTAAAATTTTCTACAAGGCAAAGTTGCAAACCGCAGAAATTTGTgcgaaaaatatgataaaagttATGGAGACGGGTAAGAATGGTGGAGCCTACATTCTCGATATAGGTAACATTGAGGAGGTTACATTTCCGGAGCTGTGGAAGCCATCTTTTGAATCGTCTTG TTCCATTGCGGATAGTCCTTTGCCAAAGCATCAATGGTCTGCCTCTTCTTCTCGTTCCTTGCGGGCTCCAAGTCAAGGCGGCGTGCGGTATTTCCTCATAAGGCTTTCGCAAA aaaaatttaaaaggaatataattATGGAGTTAAGTGGCAAAAATGTGATATACGAAGGTGGCTTTGGCGGTATTGGGCACTGTTGTTTGAAGGAATTCCTAGCCAAGGGAGTGCAG aatttagcTATTTTTGATCTAAAAGAAAATTCAGAACTTTtggaaagtttgaaaaaatcataTCCCAATGCGAATATTTTCTTTGTGCAATTCGACATCACGAAAAAGGATAGTATTGCAGTGGCCTTTAAAGTAGCTGTCGAGAAAATGGGTCATTTTGATTTGCTCGTGCATGGATGTGGCATGATGGATGACAATCACGTTGAACTGATGATTGATATTAATTTT AAAGGTctggttcttagcacttttgccGCTCTACCCTACATGGATAAATCAACTGGTGGTCGCGGTGGCGTCATTATAAATATATCATCTGTAGCTGGATTGGAACCACTTGCAGGTCTTTCGGTTTATTCAGCAGCAAAGCATGGTGTGACGTCATTTACACGTTGTATGGCG CATCCCAGGTACCTGGAGCATCATGGCGTTAGTTTCATCACCATATGTCCAGGCGTCACAGAGACAGAACTCGTAGTGAATCCAGGCCAGAAGGCAACATTCGCATTCGCCGCAATTCTAGCTGGGTGTTTAGACGATGCTTCACGCCAAAGTCCCAAAATCTGCGCTCAGAATTTGGTAAAACTTGCTGAGACTGGTAAAAATGGTGGCGTCTACATGCTTGATTTGGGCGAAATCAAAGAAGTCACATTTCCAGTTATGTGGACACCGGTTTTTAAGTCGTGA